tcCGAGTGTGCCCTTTTCGCCAGTTCTTTTTCTTtgcatctttcttttctttcctcttcagattttttcttttcttcatcttGTCCCTTTTTTTCAAGTTCTTTTCCACTgctttcttcttcctttttcttttcttcttcttgtccCTTTTTTTCAAGTTCTTTTTCCCTACAGCGTTGTTTTCGTTCGTCTTCCTTTTTCTTTGCttgctctttttgttttttttcttcttcttttttctttgcctGATCCTTAGTTTTGCAAGCCtgctttctttcttcttctcttttcttttctttttctttatctttgcaaaatggcttttttttctcttccgtttcttctttcttttctccttcTTCAGTTACTTCAGTATCTTTAGGTTCTTCCTTATCTGCAGGTTCCTGAATTGCTATTTCTTGTCCAGATTCAGGAACTTCTTCTGCTGGGGGTTCTGCGGGGGCTTCTTCTGAGGCTTCAGCTGCTGGGGCTTCTTCTGCCGGGGCTTCTTCAGCTGCAGGTTCTTCTGCAGGGGCTTCTTGAGCTGCAGGTTCTTCTGCAGGGGCTTCTTCAGCTGCAGGTTCTTCTGCAGGGGCTTCTTCAGCTGCAGGTTCTTCTGCCGGGGCTTCTTCAGCTGCAGGTTCTTCTGCAGGGGCTTCTTCAGCTGCAGGTTCTTCTGCAGGGGCTGCTTCAGCTGCAGGTTCTTCTGCAGGGGCTGCTTCAGCTGGAGGTTCTTCTGGCGCGGGCACCGGTTCTTTATCACAATCACATGGTACACAAGGCTCACAAGGTGGGCATTCACCTTCTTCGGATAAAAAATCTGGTTGAAGTTTATACGGTTCTTGGAATGGCGATGGGAGGAATGGCTCAATGCTTGGAGCATATGCACACTCCACAAGCTCGAGCTCTTCTT
The DNA window shown above is from Biomphalaria glabrata chromosome 5, xgBioGlab47.1, whole genome shotgun sequence and carries:
- the LOC106066445 gene encoding neurofilament heavy polypeptide-like, which translates into the protein MMKPKNISDDQPDHQEEELELVECAYAPSIEPFLPSPFQEPYKLQPDFLSEEGECPPCEPCVPCDCDKEPVPAPEEPPAEAAPAEEPAAEAAPAEEPAAEEAPAEEPAAEEAPAEEPAAEEAPAEEPAAEEAPAEEPAAQEAPAEEPAAEEAPAEEAPAAEASEEAPAEPPAEEVPESGQEIAIQEPADKEEPKDTEVTEEGEKKEETEEKKKPFCKDKEKEKKREEERKQACKTKDQAKKKEEEKKQKEQAKKKEDERKQRCREKELEKKGQEEEKKKEEESSGKELEKKGQDEEKKKSEEERKERCKEKELAKRAHSEEKRKEEERKERCKEKEKEKKKEQEKKEEAVKSKEEKKSAKESEKKKDDVKCVEKKKDLKGTEEAKSNKGSASNASKSQDECEDVKPKLGDECEEKPKERDECEEEKPKPDENCEVDLVVEEKPPRRPCPEPFFPVCKEYIPPCQSEICPDDEKPKLSAVNYDRVNGADWISFRYLG